In Kordiimonas sp. SCSIO 12610, the sequence AATGCCGATAAAGCGTCTGTGCATGCGAAAAGCCAACCTTTTTAATCAGGGTTTCCTCGTCCAGATTAAAGCCCGAGAAAACAAAGCCTCCGTTCCGCCCAGAGCAGCCATGGCCGACCTCTTGCGCTTCAATGACCACCACACTCTCTATGCTGCGATCAATAAGCCCCTTGGCAGCCGACAATCCGGCAAAGCCCGCCCCGATCACACAGACATCAGCCGTTATGGAATTTTCCAGCGTGGGCAAGGGCGCTTCTGTTGGCGCACTTGCGCGGTAATAGGTTTCAATTTTGGAGCGATTGGTGATGGTGCGTCTCTCTGGTTTTAGGGTCTGTTTTCTTAATCGGGGAAAGCGACTGCATTTTTGATTAAGATTCTATAGTAACAGCATATTTCGAATCCCTAGCATAGTTTTCTTGATATTGGCCCGCGAAAATGGGACGAAACCACGGGTATCCCCCTGTAAACCTTTAACGGGTATTTTTTGGTGGTATTTCACAGCCAAATTTGTTAACACTTTATTAATCACGTTTTCGTGAGTTTATCGTGATAGAAGATGCGCATGTGTTTTTCGGTAATGGGCATCAGCGGGCATGTTGGCGCGCAGTGGTAGGCTATTTTTATGCCGGCACAACGATTGGGGGAAAATATGGATACGATTCTTAACAATAGTTCAACGTCTGGTGAAATTTCGAACGGCCAGACCATTTTTGGGACTATAGACACAGCGGGTGATCGTGATGCCTATCGCATCGAGCTTGAAGCGGGTGTTACCTACACAATATCATTAACCGGTTTATCGCTTTCAGATCCGTTTATACGCGGTATCCACGATGAAAATTTCAATCTTATATCTGGTACATCGAATGATGATGGTGGTGAAGGGCTGAATTCACTGGTTACCTTTACACCGGCAACGTCTGGAACATTCTTCATCGTTGCAGGTGCGTTTGGTTCAAGCACAGGCGACTTCGCTCTGACTGTCGAGAGCAGTCTGGATGAAACTGAGGTCGCAGCAGTAGACGAAACCGGTACAGCGTTCGGCGTTATAAATTCTGTCGATGATAGTGACTTGATCAGTGTCGAGCTGCAGGCAGGAACAACGTATGTTATTGGATTAAACGCGAATGGTTTTGCTACCAGCCCTCTTCTTGATCCATTGATCGAAGGTATTTTGGATGCAAACCAAAACCTTATTCCCGGCACAAGAAATGATGACGGCGGTCCGGGGTTAAATTCACTGGTTACTTTCACACCTGAAACCAGTGGAACATATTTTATTCAGGCTTCTGCGTTTGGCCTTAATACTGGTGCTTACAGCGTTTCTGTAGAGCCGGAAACATCGCTTATTCGTTCGGATGATCCGGTAAGGTTTGTAGGTCTGTCAGGGAATAACCTAATTGACTCGCTCATACTTGGGTATGCTTACGGTGCGGATGAAAGTGGCGGCATTGATATCAGCTACAGCTTCCCTGATGCTGATAGCCAATTTAGCAGCACATTTTATGGCCCTGGATCAGAACCGTTTGTTGACTTCGCATCCTTGTCACCTGTGGCACGTGATTTTTTCCGGGGGACGCTCGAGCAAATCAGCAGGTTCACAAACGCTAATTTCACCGAAGTGACGGAAACAGATACAGAAGTTGGAACAATCCGAACAGCTTTCACAGGCCTTGGTGATCCGGGTGTTCTTGGGTTTGCATTTGTTCCTGTCAGTACGTCTGATTCTGCACTCGTTAGTGATATCTGGATAGTAGGGCAAAACCTTGCTGAAGGTGATGTAGCTTTCAATACAACACTTATTCACGAACTGGGTCATGCTATTGGCCTCAAGCATCCGTTTGAAACTGAACCGGGGAACAGTAATGTTCTAAGCGCTGAATTTGATAATTTAGATTATACGGTTATGAGTTACACAAGCTCATTCCGTAATGACGGCGTTGGGGATTTGGAGCCGCAGACATTCATGTCGCTTGATATTCAGGCGCTGCAGTATCTTTATGGCGTCGATACGGTCACAACCGCGGGCAATCAAACCTATGATTTTGACCAATCAGAAAGGCATTATCTAACGATTTGGGATTATGCTGGAAACGATACAATCTCGGTTGGAAATGCATCTCGTTCGGTCAATATAAATCTGACACCAGGAACCTGGAGTGATGTTGGAACCACAATCAATTATACTTCAGGTGATACAGAAAACTTCACGGTATTCATAGCAGAGGACACTATCATCGAAAACGCCGTAGGGGGCGCAGGTGATGACACAATTCGAGGTAATGATGCCGACAATGAATTACTTGGGGCGCCAGGAGACGATTTTATTGCGGGCGGCAAAGGTAATGACTTTTCCCGTGGGGGCTTTGGCAATGATCAGTTGTTTGCGGGTGCTGGCGATGAAGGCAATGATACGCTTGCTGGTGGCCGCGGCGATGATACACTTGGCGGCGGTGCAGGAGATGACCTTGTTGTTGGTGGTGGGTTTGTGCGCGCTGGGTTGGCACTTGACTTGGGTGATCTCGCTTCTGACGATGGTCAGGATACCTTATTCGGCGGTGCAGGGAATGACACGCTGATCGGTGGTGGCTATTCCGACACTAATGAAAATGGCAGCTATGATGTTGGTGAAGAAGTCATCACAGGAATAGATGTTAACACCCTTTATGCAGGCACCGGGAATGACCGTGTGGTAGGTGCCGCAGGCAATGATACGCTCGGCGGTGGTACGGGCGATGATACGCTTAGAGGCGGTGATGGTAACGATACTTTCTATGGTGGCCGCGGCGACAGTGATGACACGGGTCGCAATGATGTTATTTCTGGCGGAAACGGAAACGATACGGTGTTTGCGGGCGCAGGTAACGATGATATCGATGGCGGGCTTGGTAATGATCAGCTCTTTAACGGTGCTGGTGATGATAGTGTGCGCGGTAATTTCGGCGATGATACCATTTTCGGCGGTGCGGGTGATGATAACCTGAGGGGCGGTTTTGGTGCCGATACTTTCGCATTCTTTGACGGGAACGGCGATGATGTTATTGGCGACTTTAATATCGCGGATGATACGCTTGACCTGAATGGCACGGAAATCGATTTTACGGACCTTGCGAGCGTGGAAGCCGCAGCGTCCAATGCGACTCAGGGGGGTGTTGCGGGCCTTTTAATTGACACGGGCACGGGTGATAGCATCTTCCTCGAAGGTCTCACGACCAATGATCTCGCAAGCATTAATATTATTTTTTAGAAAACAGAGATCCGATATCTCATAAGGAAGTCGGATTTTCGGCTTTCATTCCGGTTTTTAAATACTTTTTGCGAGAAGTTACCCAATTTCCATGATCGTTTTGATTTAAGGATAAAGGTGTCATGGTTGTATTTTTTCAGTGGCATTCCGATGCCAAATTTGTTAACACTTTATTAATCACGTTTTCGTGAATCTTCTGTGAAGGTGACGCCAGGCGTTTAATTGGTGAATGGACCTTTGCAGAACAGAGTAATTGCAAGTGTCAGATTGGGGGATCGTCATGACTGATACAATCTCGAGCGGTATAGATACCACAGGTGTTGTCACTGTAGATGGCAGTGTTACAGGCACCATCGATACATCGAATGATGTTGATGCCTACCGTGTTACCTTAACCGCGGGTGTTACCTACGAATTTCTGATCAATGGCATTACGCTTGGCACCCCTATCGTACATGGGGTTTTGTCGGATAGTGGTAGGCTGATTGCTTCTGAACGTTATGACAATCGACTGCTTTTTACACCTGAAACAACCGGAACATATTTTATTCAGGTTGGGTCACGGTCGTTTGGGACAAACACCGGCACATTCGAACTTATGGTGAATGAGCTGGTTGAGGTTAACGATGGCGGTTTGATCGCTGACGGTGAAACCTTAACGGGAACTATCGATTATGAGGGCGACGTTGACATATACAGTTTTGATGTAACGGAAGGTCAATCCTATCGCTTCAGGATCGCTAGTGATGATTTGAATTATCTAAGCATCAATACCTTGCGCGATGAAGATGGAAGCCGGGTTTATACCGATTTCTCTGGGCTTATACGGGATGAAGGGGATCAGGCCTTCTATGAGTATACGTTCACTGCCACGAGCACAGGGACCTATAGCTTTGATTTCGGTAGAGATTATTCCAGCAGCACGGGTGATTATACCGTTTCTTTCGAGGAACTTGTCGAAGTATCTGATGGTGAACAACTGACATTGGGGCAAAGCACCGACGGAATTCTCGATCACAGAGGCGATGAAGATACGTATACGCTTGATGTTGTAGAAGGAGAGATCTACAGGGTTTTTGTAAGTGGAGACGATATTTCCAGATTGGAGATTAACAGCCTTCTTGACAGTTCGGGTGATTTTATCAGAGCGATCAGCTCTCGCGCACATGACGGCGGATATGAGTTGATTTTCGAAGCGGTGGCATCGGATACGGTTAGTTTTGATGTTGCTGGCGGATCTTGGGGTGAGGAAACAGGAACCTTCCAAATTGAAGCTGAGCAAATCGAGGAAGTAAGCGACGGGGCACATATTGCGGTCAACGATACGGTTGCGGGACAAATTGATTTCACCCGCGATAGCGATGTGTTCACATTCGATGTTGTCGAGGGGCAGGCGTACTCGATAGTTGTCTCAAGTGAAGATCTCAACACCATCAGGTTATTCAATATTTTGAATGAGGAAGGCAATAGCCTACATGGTAGAGGGGTTTATTCACAGTCAACTGATGATGGACATGTTATTAATTTTACTGCCCTATCAACCGGGACCTACAGTGTAACGGCTGATGCTTCATATGATGTTACCTTAGGGGGTGCTTTTACCGTTCAACTGCGTGAACTTGATGAAGCGAGCACAGGCGGCAGCCTTAATTTAGGTCAGACATTTACAGGATCGCTTGATTTTGAAGCTGACTTTGATCAGCTTTCACTCAATGTGGAGGCAGGCCGGAAATATAGTATTCTGTTAACTAGTGACGATGTTGATAGTTTAAGTTTTGCCAGACTTTTGAATGAAGAAGGAATTCCGGTCTCGCTCATTGGTAGTCGGGATGTTGAGAACGGAAGAGAGGTTATCTTTGAGGCGGTTTCGAGTGGGGTATACACATTTGAAGTCAATTCTGGTTACCGTAATGATACGGGCACTTTCCGCGCTTTGGCGACGGAAGTCGTCGAAGGTGGGGACGGGGGTGAACTCCCTCTAAATGTAACGGGGCTCGGCCGGCTCGATTTTAACGGCGACCAGGATGTATATTCAGTCAATGTCATTGCCGGTCAATCATACCGTGTCATAATCTCCAGCCCGGATATTAGTGATATTGATCTGCGCTCGATTTCAGTCGAAGGGGATGGCAGCAGTGTTTCCCAGATATCTATTGATGATAACAGATTTGATGGATATGTAGAGGTTATCTTCACGGCCCATACAACAGGTGTTTACAACCTGACTGTGGGCGATGAATATCGCTATGATATATCCACTGGTTTCTTTGAAATTCGTGTTGAAGATGTGGATGAAGCCAGCAATGGCTCGGCCCTAAGCTTCGGGGATGCGGTCACGGGGACCATTGATTTTCCGAGAGACTCTGACATATTTACGATTGATGTGGTTGAAGGACAGCTATACCGGATCACGCTCAATAGTGATACCCTTGATAATATTCATCTCGAAAGCCTTGTGGATGAATTTGGAAGTCGGGTTTCCACCAACGTTATTGATGAAGCTTCTGGTGATGGGCAGGTCGAGGTTTTGTTTACCGCCACTTCAACAGGCACTTATTCGCTGAATATTAACAACCGATATAGCAATGATACCGGGCAGTTTGATATTCTTGTTGATGAAATCATTGAACTGAATGACGATGCAACCCTGACGGAAGGGGAAACATTTACGGCGACCATTGATTATGTTGGAGACCAAGATCAGTTTTCCATCGATGTGGTTGAAGGACAGACATATCGGATCACGATCGATAGTGATGATATTTCAGATCCCAGGGTTCTTGTACGCACCGGGTCGAATAATTCAATTGGGGTTCTGTCATTTAACGGTGAATACGGCGATGGTCACTATGAAGTTGTTTTCACTGCAACGGCAACCGAGACCTATTCGCTAATATTACAAGATGGAAGTCATCGATCTTTTGAGACAGGCGATGTTGATATAACGGTTGATGCCTTGGTTGACACTACGGATCAAACCCCAATCAGTGTTGATGGAACTGCAAACGGTGTCCTTGATTATGAGGGGGATGCTGATACATTTACGGCTGATCTTGTTGCAGGGCAAACATACCGGATTATCGTTACAAGCGATGATTTTACTTCGCCGAGTGTTTTCCGTGTCAGAGATCCTGATGGCAACTTTGTTTCACGTAGTGTCTTCAACCCAGATTTTGATGACGGCATATATGAAGTCGTGTTTACCGCGGATACCAGCGGTCAATTTCAATTCGAAGTCTCTAGCGGCCGCTCTGCCGAATTTGGTGCTTTCTCGGTTCAGTTAGAAGAATTCTTTGAAAGCAATGAAGGCGGTGCGATTGCGGTTGACCAAACTGTTGATGGTGTCATTGATTATGCTGGAGACGAGGATGAGTTTACCCTCGATGTCGAAGCTGGTGTTGTATATCGTATTACCCTCAATAGTGATTTAGCGAGAGCCCCTTACATCAGTAATGTTATTGACGCTGACGGCGGCGTTATTCATAGCATTTTTGATAGCTCAGATGGGAATACTTCAATAATTATCGCGCCCGAGCAAACGGGAACAATCAGCTTTTCGATTGTAGGGCAAGATAACGTTGTAGGCGGCGATTTCTCAGTATCCGTTGAAACAGTTCCTGAAGCCAACACTGGCGGCGTTTTAACGCTTGGTCAATCTGAAGAAGGGTCTTTTGACTTTGTCACCGACCATGATAGCTATCGCTTCACTGTCACAGAGGGGTCTAGCTATAGCATATTGCTGACAAGCGATGAAATCTCTGACTTTAACTTGGTCTCGCTTGTTGATGAAAATGGTGAACGTATTTCGCCTACCTTTATTAATTCGAACAACAATGATGGTAGGCTCGAGCTACAGTTTACTGCGGAAACATCTGGGGAATATACGCTTGAGGTTGCGGCATCAAACTCTATTGATGCCGGGACCTTCGATATCGTAGTTGACGAACTTCAAGACACAATAGACGGTGGGATTTTAACGCTTGGACAAGCTGTGGAAGGGGAATTGGACTTTGCCTCAGACAGCGATACCTATGAATTATCAGTAATAGGAGGTCAGGTATACAGGGTTATCGTTCAAAGCGACGATTTTACGAACCCAATAATAGGATCTGTTATAGACAGTGATGGCAATTATGTCACCCGTCGGACAATTTCTGACTATTCTGATGACGATACGCGTGAGATTTTGATTTATGCAGAAGAGACCGGATCGATTTTCTTTGATGTAAGTCAGTTCGGCAGTGATGGGGGTACGTTCACGGTTATCGCTGATGTCGTGGATGAAAATAGCACAGGGGGCACCTTGACACTTGGGCAAAGTGAAAGCGGTGAGCTTGACTTTGAAGGCGATGAAGATCGCTACCAGTTTGAGGTTGAGGCCGGTGTTAGCTATAGGGTTACCCTAACAACAAGCGATACAGTCGAAACGCGGATTTATCAATTCCGTGACGAAAATGATGACCGGATCGTCACTCAGTCTTTCGGGCAATTTGACGATGATAATACAGTTGAATATGTGTTCACAGCGGAGACTTCGGGCACTGTATCCTTTGATGTCGGTAGT encodes:
- a CDS encoding M10 family metallopeptidase encodes the protein MDTILNNSSTSGEISNGQTIFGTIDTAGDRDAYRIELEAGVTYTISLTGLSLSDPFIRGIHDENFNLISGTSNDDGGEGLNSLVTFTPATSGTFFIVAGAFGSSTGDFALTVESSLDETEVAAVDETGTAFGVINSVDDSDLISVELQAGTTYVIGLNANGFATSPLLDPLIEGILDANQNLIPGTRNDDGGPGLNSLVTFTPETSGTYFIQASAFGLNTGAYSVSVEPETSLIRSDDPVRFVGLSGNNLIDSLILGYAYGADESGGIDISYSFPDADSQFSSTFYGPGSEPFVDFASLSPVARDFFRGTLEQISRFTNANFTEVTETDTEVGTIRTAFTGLGDPGVLGFAFVPVSTSDSALVSDIWIVGQNLAEGDVAFNTTLIHELGHAIGLKHPFETEPGNSNVLSAEFDNLDYTVMSYTSSFRNDGVGDLEPQTFMSLDIQALQYLYGVDTVTTAGNQTYDFDQSERHYLTIWDYAGNDTISVGNASRSVNINLTPGTWSDVGTTINYTSGDTENFTVFIAEDTIIENAVGGAGDDTIRGNDADNELLGAPGDDFIAGGKGNDFSRGGFGNDQLFAGAGDEGNDTLAGGRGDDTLGGGAGDDLVVGGGFVRAGLALDLGDLASDDGQDTLFGGAGNDTLIGGGYSDTNENGSYDVGEEVITGIDVNTLYAGTGNDRVVGAAGNDTLGGGTGDDTLRGGDGNDTFYGGRGDSDDTGRNDVISGGNGNDTVFAGAGNDDIDGGLGNDQLFNGAGDDSVRGNFGDDTIFGGAGDDNLRGGFGADTFAFFDGNGDDVIGDFNIADDTLDLNGTEIDFTDLASVEAAASNATQGGVAGLLIDTGTGDSIFLEGLTTNDLASINIIF
- a CDS encoding M10 family metallopeptidase gives rise to the protein MTDTISSGIDTTGVVTVDGSVTGTIDTSNDVDAYRVTLTAGVTYEFLINGITLGTPIVHGVLSDSGRLIASERYDNRLLFTPETTGTYFIQVGSRSFGTNTGTFELMVNELVEVNDGGLIADGETLTGTIDYEGDVDIYSFDVTEGQSYRFRIASDDLNYLSINTLRDEDGSRVYTDFSGLIRDEGDQAFYEYTFTATSTGTYSFDFGRDYSSSTGDYTVSFEELVEVSDGEQLTLGQSTDGILDHRGDEDTYTLDVVEGEIYRVFVSGDDISRLEINSLLDSSGDFIRAISSRAHDGGYELIFEAVASDTVSFDVAGGSWGEETGTFQIEAEQIEEVSDGAHIAVNDTVAGQIDFTRDSDVFTFDVVEGQAYSIVVSSEDLNTIRLFNILNEEGNSLHGRGVYSQSTDDGHVINFTALSTGTYSVTADASYDVTLGGAFTVQLRELDEASTGGSLNLGQTFTGSLDFEADFDQLSLNVEAGRKYSILLTSDDVDSLSFARLLNEEGIPVSLIGSRDVENGREVIFEAVSSGVYTFEVNSGYRNDTGTFRALATEVVEGGDGGELPLNVTGLGRLDFNGDQDVYSVNVIAGQSYRVIISSPDISDIDLRSISVEGDGSSVSQISIDDNRFDGYVEVIFTAHTTGVYNLTVGDEYRYDISTGFFEIRVEDVDEASNGSALSFGDAVTGTIDFPRDSDIFTIDVVEGQLYRITLNSDTLDNIHLESLVDEFGSRVSTNVIDEASGDGQVEVLFTATSTGTYSLNINNRYSNDTGQFDILVDEIIELNDDATLTEGETFTATIDYVGDQDQFSIDVVEGQTYRITIDSDDISDPRVLVRTGSNNSIGVLSFNGEYGDGHYEVVFTATATETYSLILQDGSHRSFETGDVDITVDALVDTTDQTPISVDGTANGVLDYEGDADTFTADLVAGQTYRIIVTSDDFTSPSVFRVRDPDGNFVSRSVFNPDFDDGIYEVVFTADTSGQFQFEVSSGRSAEFGAFSVQLEEFFESNEGGAIAVDQTVDGVIDYAGDEDEFTLDVEAGVVYRITLNSDLARAPYISNVIDADGGVIHSIFDSSDGNTSIIIAPEQTGTISFSIVGQDNVVGGDFSVSVETVPEANTGGVLTLGQSEEGSFDFVTDHDSYRFTVTEGSSYSILLTSDEISDFNLVSLVDENGERISPTFINSNNNDGRLELQFTAETSGEYTLEVAASNSIDAGTFDIVVDELQDTIDGGILTLGQAVEGELDFASDSDTYELSVIGGQVYRVIVQSDDFTNPIIGSVIDSDGNYVTRRTISDYSDDDTREILIYAEETGSIFFDVSQFGSDGGTFTVIADVVDENSTGGTLTLGQSESGELDFEGDEDRYQFEVEAGVSYRVTLTTSDTVETRIYQFRDENDDRIVTQSFGQFDDDNTVEYVFTAETSGTVSFDVGSKFGNNVGTFDLLVEALSETIDGGTVAVDGSVNGTIDFAGDTDNYTVDLVAGVSYTFTLEASTADPDDAFLPVFRNFTDSEGNTIYFNPRSHDGQTQFVFTPSESGTYSFDAIGFNGTSGDFTLSVAEIEDGSTITSEDPIEFIGFSGVHEIDSLLYGYGYVADETGTVDISFSFPGADSEFSPVTYPLDSEPYQGFQALSDSAKDLFRGALASVAEFTNASFTEVADTGANAGTIRAAWTTDGHHALAFAYVPISDSNDARISDIWLVDGSLAEDAYNFDFVLLHELGHALGLKHPFDARGSGLTLPNNLDSHEYTVLSYTPSSTHFGTADLAPQTFMSLDIKALQYLYGVDTVTTAGDETYNFDQSERHYLTIWDYGGDDTLSVTGDRGVTLNLTPGTWSDVGTTITYSSGTTEQFTVFITDDTVIENATGALGDDNLIGNQVANRLTAMAGNDTLTGGAGDDSLDGGIGEDILNGGTGDDILSGGDDEDLFEFADDHGNDTITDFASNDILDVSALSIEFRSMADILANAREEGGNVIIDTGIASSITIENITLNDLNSANFIFVGQTQPEPGSNPGVVNRPSSTSDPVSGTDADDTLDGGGGNDTVNGGDGNDSLAGGDGVDTVRGGAGDDRIDAGTGNDFVSGGTGDDTVTAGTGNDAVFAGPGDMGNDVFIGGEGNDTLGGGGGNDLLVGDGVHDSARSDLLNGIDAGSVFLDYRDTIYGGAGDDTLLGGGFADITDNGYYDPGEEVMSGTAANTLYAGTGADLVIGASGNDTIGGGTGDDTLNGGAGNDTFYGGKGDVPDDGFNDVINAGDGDDIVFASGGRDSVNGGAGDDLLFSGGAVDTVDGGAGNDTIYGGGGDDLFTGGADADTFAFFGGNGNDTVTDFDLREDTLDLEGTSTDFTDLASVAAAASNATQGGVAGLLIITGDGDSIFLQGLTTDDLSSINIVF